CcagacattttcaaaaacatgaacatgcttTGCTCGGGAATAATAAATTGGGTCTAATGTGTTGTTTCCAGGAAAAAGTTCAATTCCCTTCTTGAAAATTCTTGATATTAAGCCATGTCCATTCTAATagagctgcacagactgtgtcAACTAGTAGATGAATCGTCAACTGTTTTGGTTTAGataattttttttaagaagGTCAAAATTctttgattccagcttcttaaatgtggacattttctctcttcaccgcaaatgaaaataatggatAATTGCTGCCCTAAAGCTAAACATATCAGATGCTTTTAGATCAATAAAGTGAGTGTTAGCAAAGAGCTAGCAACATTACCATTCATTTGGagtcctgtctctgtccatctggTTAAGGTAAGTCCCATATTCGctctctttctgttctgtttttggtctctaacTGGCTTTTTTAGCTTTTAAATGCTCCACCTATGTTCACCAGTGAATCTCTAACTTTATCTGTCAGCTGAGCAGGAAGTGTGCAGTGGATTTGTGAAACCTTTTACACTAGAAACAGCCGCCTGCAGAAGACAAAGCTAGTAATAAGTGAAGTTGAGATGACTTTAAGgttgatttttctctttgaaaacactttaacctgctcatctgtctgtctgatgtatTTGGTACATGTTGTACATATTGTAAAGCTTTCATATCACCTCAAACTGAGGTTCACACAATGATGCTCAAGAGCCTCTCCGTTACAGTCACTGTGGCAGTCAAAGGGCGTCCTAGTGGCAAATACAGTTGTCTCTTGGATGCCAAACAGACTCTGCTGTGTGAAAACGCTTCATTCAGCAGAGCCTGAGAGagatgtcttcatgtctgtagTATAAATTCCCCTCCTTGTTCTCAGGCTCTGTAATCTCTCCGTTTTTGGCTTAAGGCTGAAGACACAGCTGGAAGCTCTCACGTCAGCTGTCATGtagcaaagagagaaaattgttgttctttttataaTCAgcacttatttttcttttctgctaaTCTCAGTGATTCAAAGAGCCACTCGGTCTTATTCCCTTAAGGTTATTCTTGAAAGCTTCCATTTGTTGTGTAATCTGGTAGAGCAGAGGAAATGGGATATTGCTTCATCCGACATTTTTCCATGTTGTCAGTTTTTCAAAAGCAAATTCTTGATAAAGAGAAGCCTTGTTTTCCTTCCACTTTAATACCACTTTAGTCATATTCATGCTTCCTTGTGTCATACCTCATTTTCACAGGTCAAAATCTGCACAATCTGGTCTAGTGTGTTACATCTGTACGAGGATATGCGTTTATGGTCTGAGTCTCCATAGACACGGTTAAAGGGTATTGTTGGTCTTTTTTCAAGCGGTTTTTGTGAATAAGTGGCTAATGGGTACAATTTTatgaaattggtccagtattgagcgaGAGTGCTGCAGCAGCGCAATTGCACACATCAatgtacgtccactaaaagtgtttgtttttgccactgacggCTCacattgttattctaagtgtctggcAACCTTCTGGAAAGGATCCCTGAAGAGAtaaacctttttgttaaagagtaagatcctttgtgtttttttacagtGGTTGTATGGCTCTCATCAAggcaccagactccatttacagaaacaatcATTTTAGCATCATAAAATACACTTCAAcagtcaacagaaacaaaattaaACTCACTGaaaccttcttggtttgtctttcaaCCATCccaacaatcaccaactctggtttggttcaAATAAATCCTTAATTCATCAGGTTGGATGACTTTGATGAGCGTTTTAACGACTGTTTCTCGTTAAACAAAAAGAAGCTTCCTCTTTAACGAATAGGTCTATCTCTGTGGGGGTCCTTTCTATAATGTTGCctgacacttagaataacaatgtgagcatgtcagtggcaaaaaaaagacttttgttCCACGTACATTGATGGTCGCGATTGCCCTGAAGGATAAGATTGCAGCCCGTTTCACAGCTGttggctgcagcgctctcactcaatactggaccaatttcaaaaaccGTTGTCCACATTAGCCACTTCACAAAATAGTGGAAAAATAGGGTCcaggctgaaaaacaacattaaacttTGAAGTCGAATGTGTTCCTTCTTTGAACTCTAGGAAGGTTTCTATTTTTGATCGGACCTAAAGTATCCAATTCCCCCCATGTGAAGAGGAAGTGAGCCGCAATACTGAAAATACAATATGACCGTGTGTCACTCTTAcaatgagcagctgcagcatgttttcataTAAATAACCTAAGAAGGATTCCTGAACACATCAAAGTAGCCATTTTGATTTTACTACCACTACACGCTAATTGTTATGTAATGATACTGCACATTGGATTAAAAGATTATAGGCCAGGGCTCAAAGGCCATCCCATGCCTCTCCAGGGAGGGCATTAGGGGTTTCCTTAAGAGTAACTAAGGTTACATGCCAGACAAGGAGCTAATCAGTCACACGCATACCAGTTGTGTAaatatcatatattcatatcATAAAATAGCAACAGCAGTGTTGAGGAGGTGTCTTTAAAATCTTCTCACCAGATGTGTATTATGTCCTAGATCACTAAAACTGAGGTAAGAAATACAAACTCACTCGCAAAGGTCAGTACATTTATTCCAAGCttgcatacaaacacatattttcatCTGTCTCATACTTCTATCAAGTTGTTGTGGACCTGAGTTTTCGGAGTCTCTTGCTTTCACTTTAAGATAAACATCCCCAGAAATGATCCTCTAATGTTTTGCAAGAATAGCATCTAAGTACATTATTTTTTAGATAACACgtttaaatatattttgctgTAATTAGAATATATATTGCTGTTATAGCTGTAAGAGTCAATACCAAGTTGATCTAAACACAGAATATTTTAATTCCAGTGCAAGCTGGACCCCAAAAGTGTTCACTTGCCTTGATAGATGCTTCATGTACGATGCACAGCATATTATTACCAAAATATTTCCTGAGTAACTTAATATACAAGAAGTTTCTTTGCTGTGCAGAGGTAACTCAAACATGGTACATTATGCACCAGCAGACTGAGAAGTTGTATACCAGTGAGCAGTTTTTCCCATGAGCTGATGAAATGTTGCTTTCTCTGttcctttttctgtgtcttcactGCAAACATCATGCCACAGCCAAAAAGTTTGCAGTATTAACATTCTGTCAAGAAGACATAAAAAAGGCGTTGAGCAGATGCTACATGTTGCATACAGTGAATATTGGACAACCTTTATAAAAGAAGAGTAAAAATAAGAGTTTTGACTAAATTGAAATGGTAACTGATTTCATTTGTAAAATGCTCTAAAATTTATTCTTACTGGAGGAATTATAATTTGGAGGCTCAATTAAGAGTTGCAAGCTTAAAACTAACTTAAACTTTGCCCTGGTATTATGGGATTTGCCTACTGGCTGATAGCATCAGCATCAGTAGCATCATCTTTGCCAATAGCCAAACCCTGATGAATCAAAGCATCCCATAGATGTGGCAGGAAGTTAGATCAACTTTGTAGAAGTAAAAAATATGCTTTTGACAAAAGCCAAATGTGTTCAACGCTGACACAATCCATCTTCTGCCTCCATCGGTGTGTCACCGTCTgtaacagtcagtcagtatgaTAAGGTCCCATTACGTCCAAttgaaaaaggggaaaaagatCAACAGTTTTGCTTTGGTTGTCCTGCAGTTGAATACCATGCTGGCACGCTACTTGGAAAATCATTCACAATATATAAATTGTTAAAATCCTCACAAATGTTgcgctttcaaaataaagtaatATCTTTCAGTATAACTTTGCAGCCACATGAGACCTAAACTGCCAGTCCACCAGGTAGGAGTTGTAATATGAAGCAGCCATGTCACTGTATGTCTCCAAAACCAAATAACATTTGGTCAACAtaattttcatcttttcaaagGCGCTGAAAAATATATCCAGCCAATTAAAGTCACACCAGTTTTGTTGTGTTCATCCCTAGCCAAAGTTCAAACCCATCAATAGGTTTTAATTGTCCATTGTTCACTTTCAAACTTGTTCACTTCCCTTTTCTTAAAACAGATCAAACTGGCCTCAGAGTCACTGTAATCACATGCTCAGCCCTCGTGCGTGACTTTATCACAGTGAAATTCTCTGAGGAAAAGAGAATAATGCTTCATTTTTGGCTCGAGGAATTTTTGGACCCCTTGCATTTTTTCTGTTGGTCCTTTTCCTGCtgcctcttctccctctttttctcctccttggcCTCCTTGTACTTCCAGACTGGAGGCTCCAGGTAGCccctctgccttttcttctttttctctttctttggaGTGGGCTCCCCAGACTTTGTCACTTCAATCTTAGGAATACAGCCTGAGGGGAAGATGCTGTTCCTGTGTGCCATGCTGCGGGGAATGAAGCTCCTCACGCCACCTGGCGGCATGCTTTCCCTGCGCTCTGCGTCCTGGCAGCAGGAGGTCAGAGATACGGAGGTGGCTGACACAGCAGTGGGAGAAGCTGAGGTGACAGAGCCTTTACTGTGGGACACTgtgctctcctccagctgcttgcTGCCGTACTTTTCAACCAGTTCAGGGATGGCAAACCGTCGCTTTCCAATCTCTGGGGGGCTGCTGGGACAGAGTGGGTGGCAACCAGTGGCCACCAGGGGGCTATGGATGCCTGTGGTCATCCGCACCATATGGTCCAATACCCCATTTTCTTGGGGGTCGTGAGGGAAGCTGAAAGAAAGGCTGTCTTTTAAGCGCTGCCTCAGCTTCTGACTGGCTGTTTTGGCGGCGGTGGCCTTTGCTACCAGTTGCTTTAGCTCAGGCCACTCTGGAATGTAGCTTTCACAGAACTGCTCAGCGACAGGATGAGCCTGCAGGCTGCGTATTCTTTTGAGAGTCTCAAACCCTCCTGTCCTAATGACCCAGTCCTTTAGACCTCTCCCTTGGAACAGGTCCATAGCATTCATATCAGCACCTGCACAtgaaaatgttaagaaaatAGCAGAATTCAgtgaaaatgaggaaacaaGGTAATAATTGAATTGAATCCTGAGGGAACTGAGGAAATTGCTCCTTCAGGTCAGTAAAATTACCCCACCGTGTGGTCACTTTGGAGCACAATTCAGGAGATATGCAGCATAACAATACCAGAGGTAAATCAGGTCATTTCAGAGCATGGTGGAATGGGATAGATTGCAGTTAGGTGACGACAATATACTTAACAAGGTCAGAGTCCTGCAGATAATACTTTCTGGTTGTAATAATTCAGTTTAGCCCATTATTAGAGGGAGCTGTGCTGATTTTTAGGACTATAACAATCCACTTAATCAACAATTAAGGCATTAAAGCAAAACCAAGAACACCAGACATATATTTGTATTCCACACATGGCTCGAGTTTGCCTGTGAATACAACCTGATTATGGGCTAACTTTGTCAATCTGTTTCTGACATAGTTGGACTTTTAATAGAAGGTGGTTGGAATTTTTATAGTGCTATCCTAAATGTGTCCCTGTAGAGTTTATACAAGTCTAATCCCTCCGGCCCAGAGAAAGACCAGATTAGTTCACAGATCAGATGTCCTGGTGTACTCTGCAAATCACATGTTATCAACACTTAGTATTGCAAATAAATTATACTAAATATCTTGGCTTACTGCCTTTGAATACATCTGCTGTCCATTTCTGCACAGACACCAGATATTCTTCCCATCTGAATTAAGAAATATTGCAAAGTTTACTGTAAACTTGCAGTACCAAGACTGAGTACTTGCACCATAAACCTACCATGCATTATcagggcagacacacactcctctcgGCCCTGCAGGCCAGCCTTGATGAGGGCTGTGAAGCCGCGGGGGTCCCTGATCTCAGTGTCCACACCGGTGTAGTAGTTAATGATATAGTTTAGAATGGTGATGAAGCCTGCattgaaaaaacaacattatggTAACATGGTTGGGCTGGCTTGAGACGAGATGTTGAGGTACATGTCATCAGACACACCTGCCTGGGCAGCAATCATAAGAGCAGTATTTCCATCATTGTCTTGGAGGTTGATGTCTATTAATGGACACGTGTGCAGCAGGGTGACGATGTCTACAAATCCCTTGCTCACAGCCACCATCAGCCCATTCTGGAAGGGAACAAGGTATAGATAAATTGAAGCTTCACCATTTGGGAATGCAGATTTTTGCGGTTGTGTCAAAGTCACTTTTCTTATgtgataaacagaaaatgaaatccaTCTCACCCTGCCATTGATGTCCAGCTCCATGGCCTCATCTTTAGTGACTCCTCTCTCCAGGATTCTGCTCAGGGATGTGGGGTCATTCTTAATGCAGGCCTCATACAATGTCTTAGCCGGCTCTGTGGGCTTTTCATCCTTTTCATAGTCGGGCAGCACCGAGTCATCAGAAAGCACGCTATCTGAGTCAGAATCATCCAGGAGGATCTCTGAGTCCTCAGATGGGCCTGCGCCCAGGTGGGGGTCATAATTTGCAGTGGCCATTGGACCCCCTTCCGCCTGCGATCACACCAGGTTGTCAGGTCTGCTGCACACCATCCACATCTTAAATAGGAAAACAGAGTTCAGAGTTGTTATCATCGACACAGAATGAACAATTTTAATTTTATGGATGTTTCCTCCAGCCCTGTAACAGCCATGTATTACATGTGAGTTAAAACTGAGCTGCCAAAGGTGAGTGTGGTGAAGAGCATAACTTAACACCATCAAACACAGTGTGCCTACAGCAgacataaaaagagagaaacgcCATTGCTGCCCAGTCAGAGCTCGTTTTAAATTTAGGTAGCTGTAACATCGTTTCTGGGTGCAAAGCTTGCTATAGAGGTAGGAGACTAGGCCTAATGGCCACTGAACAAATGCTGTGCATGTGCAAAGCGTTAGTGATCGTCTAAATGTCATTACAAATACATTTGGTTTAGTGCCATCTCCTGAGGAGTTTGTACAGTTTCTTCTCCTCAAAATAAGTATCTTACACTAGTTCTAATTCTGCAAGTctaacaacaaaacactggcaGCCTTTGAAAATAGCACATTATACAAATCTGAAGACCTGAAAGGGCCTTGTCTATAAGGCCTGATGCCTAAAGAAGATAAGGA
This region of Chaetodon auriga isolate fChaAug3 chromosome 10, fChaAug3.hap1, whole genome shotgun sequence genomic DNA includes:
- the ankrd33aa gene encoding photoreceptor ankyrin repeat protein; the protein is MATANYDPHLGAGPSEDSEILLDDSDSDSVLSDDSVLPDYEKDEKPTEPAKTLYEACIKNDPTSLSRILERGVTKDEAMELDINGRNGLMVAVSKGFVDIVTLLHTCPLIDINLQDNDGNTALMIAAQAGFITILNYIINYYTGVDTEIRDPRGFTALIKAGLQGREECVSALIMHGADMNAMDLFQGRGLKDWVIRTGGFETLKRIRSLQAHPVAEQFCESYIPEWPELKQLVAKATAAKTASQKLRQRLKDSLSFSFPHDPQENGVLDHMVRMTTGIHSPLVATGCHPLCPSSPPEIGKRRFAIPELVEKYGSKQLEESTVSHSKGSVTSASPTAVSATSVSLTSCCQDAERRESMPPGGVRSFIPRSMAHRNSIFPSGCIPKIEVTKSGEPTPKKEKKKKRQRGYLEPPVWKYKEAKEEKKREKRQQEKDQQKKCKGSKNSSSQK